The Leguminivora glycinivorella isolate SPB_JAAS2020 unplaced genomic scaffold, LegGlyc_1.1 Scaffold3, whole genome shotgun sequence DNA window TTATTaaggttatatttatttatatgatacaTTTTTTGTTGCCATTATACCTTTGTTAGTCTTGAGATTTGTTCTAATTATTACTAATTTCTGAATTGGAATCATTACGAATGCACGAGTATGCGACATTTTTGGGACATGTTTTTATATATTCCAGTGTTATGTAATGTTAATTTGGTTACTAAGCTAACGCTAAGCTAAATTGTGTGTCACTGGAGCAAACTGCCAAAACTCATTCGGCTAAATGAATATATCTAATGTTGTAAGTGTTAGAGATTATATCACTTTCTCATCGCTATAAATTTCTATATAACCTACTATTACCTCTGAAAAAATAACGGTATTTACTCAGATCATTATTTTCAAACAGCTTGGATACTGTGACAGCTATCACTTAAAATTTTCTTTACAATTATTCTTAACAGCGAAATCCAGCATAAATAAATGGAGATGACAGCTGTCACCAAACCGCTgcacaaaaaaatataacacaaatataatatttactatggagtaggaaataaaacatgtaataaaaaaaatatatcacgtTTTAATACTCTCCGTACTATTTACATACCAGTCGCAAAAACTAAACAATACTTAAGCTGACTATACACAAGTTAACATTTACAATCTAAACAACAAAGAGATCAGTCCTAATGGTGTCCACCCTCGTAGCCTCCGAAGTCATGGTGCTCGTACCCATGGCCTTCCCCGTAGCTTCCTTGAGATTCGTGACCAGTGCTCTCGTGACCCTGGCTCTCGTGACCAGTGCTCTCGTGACCCTGGCTCCCGAGACCGTGGCCCTCGAGACCGTGGCCTCCGAAACCGGAGCTCTCGATGCCGTGGTGCTCGTGATGGTGAGATTCATGGTGGTGCTCCTGGATGACGGGAACTCCGATCTTCACTGGGTGAGGCACGTGCTTCTCCACGTAGTGGGGAATGTGCTTCTCAATGTGAACTGGCACTGGCTTCTCCACTAAAGTGTGGACGGGGATAGGCACCTTCTTCTCAACTGGGTAAGGCACCAGTTTCTCAACTGGGTACGGCGCGGGGTAGGGCACTTTAACGGTGTAGGGCACTGGCTTCTCAACGTGAACTGGGACTGGCCTGTCAACGTGCACCTTCACTGGGTAGGGCACCTTCTTCTCCACTGGGTAAGGCACTTTCTTCTCAACGGTGTAAGGCACTGGCTTCTCAACGTGGACGGGCACCGGGCGGTCAACATGGACCTTCACGGGGTAGTGGACGATTTTCTCAACTGGGTAGGGCACGGACACCTTAACGGGAACCTTCACTGGGTATTTCACTTCCTTCTCTACTGGGTAGGGCTGGGGCACGTGCACTTCAACGGGGAACGGCACGTGTTTCTCGACCGGGTAGGGGACCTTTTCGTAAACCTTGACGGCTAC harbors:
- the LOC125242037 gene encoding pollen-specific leucine-rich repeat extensin-like protein 1 encodes the protein MRILKSTLILAVAISLATAEEKAEKKAELTEKKQDKRGLSNFGWHDFGGQESHGFGDSHGHESHGHEHHEVHKTITTVKKVPVPYPVEKHIPVPVEKVVHYPVKVHVPQPYPVVKTVHYPVKEIVKVPKYIKKPYPVEKEVPVPVKVHVERPVAVKVYEKVPYPVEKHVPFPVEVHVPQPYPVEKEVKYPVKVPVKVSVPYPVEKIVHYPVKVHVDRPVPVHVEKPVPYTVEKKVPYPVEKKVPYPVKVHVDRPVPVHVEKPVPYTVKVPYPAPYPVEKLVPYPVEKKVPIPVHTLVEKPVPVHIEKHIPHYVEKHVPHPVKIGVPVIQEHHHESHHHEHHGIESSGFGGHGLEGHGLGSQGHESTGHESQGHESTGHESQGSYGEGHGYEHHDFGGYEGGHH